The Agelaius phoeniceus isolate bAgePho1 chromosome Z, bAgePho1.hap1, whole genome shotgun sequence genomic interval TGAGGGGGTCAGTATTGCTCTTTGTAGCTGTCTGGCTTGCTTGGCCAGATGTCAGGAAGGGAGATAACTCtgggagagcaggcagggagccaggagctgggagttTTGGGGAGGACTGCTCTATGGTCTCAGCTCATAATGGCCCAAGTCTGCTGTATTTCATTGCTTTCTGTGTTCCTGTGCCAGTCCCACAGCAACCAGCTCTGACCTGGAGACACAAATGAAGCTCAGCCTGGACCTCATGCCTTGAGTTAAAGGACAGCAATGATTAAAGAGCTCATAATGAGTCTTTTGGCTGAGGACTTGATTATAtcaagcagaggggcaggagccaACTGATATTCTTGCCACCCTCCTTGTCTTCTTTGCTGCAGATCCCTGCTCTTTTTCCTAGCATGCTGTGGTGTCAGAACATGGTCTGCATGTGCACTGGGGCTGCTTGCATGCACACAGAGCCCCACACTCTGCCTTAGGTCAGTGGTATGGTCCCAGCTTGTGTCCCCACCTTGTTCCCTCTGTTATGCCCAAGGTCGACCTATATCTCCCCTGTGTCCCAGCAAATGCCTTTGTCAGTGTCATGGGACTATGATGGCAGACTGGAAGTATGAGCTTTTCAGGGCAAAATATCCTGGACAGTCCTTGGCAAGTCCCAGATGGGTGTTGCCAGATGGAAACAGAATCTTTTCTGCTTGGTGACTCCTTAAGTATCAGAGTATCTTCTCCTTTCCGTGATAGTTATGTATTGAAAATTGTGAaaacataaaatgaaatttgCTTTCTATTGCTAAGGAAGTCCTAGGCCATGTAAGCAATGCAAAACATTTCCTGATCATGGCTTTAAACTAATCAGGTTtgccctttaaaaaaaaaaaatattaattaggGTTTCTCAGAGAGATGGAAAATTCAGTCAGTAGCAGAAACAAGATATATCCACCTCTTCAAGTGAAATCTAAATCCTGCGTCATCATCCATCCTATTTTTATCCACtagcaccagctgctggatATTGGTGGAATCAGAGAAACTAACATCTGAAAACTGGTTTAAAAAGCAGCTGGAAATACAGTGATGGAGCCACTGCCTCCTTCCAGCTCacacagctgggcacctcaTCCCTGGGCCTGCTGAACCCCCAGGAGTCATGTTAGGAGCACTTTGGCAAAGTGTCTAAGGCAGAAGGCAGAGAGGTCGGGCTGTGATGCCTAAAAAAGTCCAGCCAGTGCCAGATGTGGCCTTCCCCTGTTCTCTTTCCTTGGCCATGTCTGGACATCTTGGCTGGAGACACACCCCCACGCATTCCTCGGGGGACACAGCCGTGCCGAAGGGACTCTCGGGGCGGGGCATTAGGGAGCTTTCCCCGGGCCTGGGATGGGAGGGCAGCTGGCAGCCGGCCAGGGCTGCGCATCCGCCGGGGCTGGGAACCGGAGGCTGGCGGCTCTGCAAGGGTCGTTTGCAGCGCCCCGTTCGCGCACCCGAGAGCTTCCCGTGCTCCCGCGGGGAAGGTTCTGCGGTGTTCCTTCTGCCTGGCCACAGCCCGGTTTGTCCCCCACCTCTAGGGACATCTGGGAGTGACCCCTAGGGACGTGTTACCCAGAGCATAGCATCACGTTTGCAGGCACAATCCTGCTGCATACTGCCAgggaggggagctgggacagTCGCCATCCCTAGGGACTCTGCTGGCCTCAGCCTTGTCTTTTTCAGTCTCAGTGCAGCATGAAACCTCCCTCTGGGAGGGTGGCTGCTGGGTGAGACAAACCCCACAAGTTTGAGTTAGGGCAGAAGACAGAGCCAAGCCCCGCATCCCCACAGAAACCCTTTATTTTGCATCTGGTGGACTTGCCTAAGAAAGCACGATCCTCTGGGCTGAGGTTGCACCTCAAGTGCAGCATGCTGGTGTGGGCAAAGTCTGCCTAGGCACTCCTTGCAATCCTGAGCCTGCTGGATTTTCCCACTTGCTGTCATTTTATCCGTGTGAAGGTGCTGGTGCCAATCCTGCAGAAAACACCAAATCAGATGGGGTCATGCCTGCTTTGGAGGGTAGAGAGGAAGCCCGGGGGGAGCATTGTGTGGCTGACTGAGGTACTACAGGTTCCAACAGCCTGTGGCAAAGGCTGTGCTAGGTGCTGgcatcttttccttctcttcctgctgTGGAGAGTGGAAAGAAAGCCCCAGAGAGGgctctctgtggccagagccCATCCAGGGATCCCCCACCTTGAGGCACATCTGGCATGCAGGGGTGGATCACGTTACACAGATGCTCCATAGCCCTTGCATATCACTGGTGACAAACCCATTCCACCCTCATGGTTCTCCCATGCTTCACCCTGTGGGatttctcccttctccagcctgagttGCAGAAGACCCTGGCAGAGCAGTGGCTGGGACCCAGCACTCACCGGGTGCCTTTCCAGTCCTCTGCAGGACTGTCAGCTGCCTCTCGCAGGAGCCACAGGGCATGCAGGGTCTCCTCCCCCTTGGGGTCCACATAGCACTGGCCCAGGAAGACACTTGTCCGGGCAGTCTCTGAGTCTGGAAGCGTTTAAGGTGATGTGAGTCAGGTAGAGAGGCACAAGGTCACCCTGTGTCCTGCTGGCATCCCCACCCACAGGATAATGTCCCCCTGCTGTCTACCTTGGAGCCTCCAGTTCAcagtgaaggagaaggtgggCTGTGGGACCAGCTCTGTATCTTGTTGGGACCCCTCCAGTGGTGAGGTGAGGAGTTCTGAGTAGCCAGCAGCAGGTCCCGGCAGGTAAAAACCGGAGAATCTATTGTCCTTGTCCAAGGTGGACACGACCATCCGGCAGCTGGTGTCGCTCCGCCACGACCCGGAGAGAAGGCACTGCAAGGCCGGTGTGCTGGgttggagggagggagaggggggagCATCCTGCTCCCACCCCTTcaccctggctctgcacagagaTGTCTGCAGCAGTGGCTGGTGTGCCACGGACCTGATGTGCCACTGGCATCACCATCTCAGTGTGAGCATCATGCCTGAGCTGTAATCCAGCTCAGCCACTGTCCAGGATGGTTTCACCCACCAAGGGAGAGTGAGACCCCCATGCTGAAGCACCAGGTGTGCTGCTTTCCCTACACTCTGGGGGGGAAAATAGGAGCTGTCTGGGGTATGGTTGTTTGCCTTCCTCTGAACGACTTCCGCAGCAAGAAGCATCCTTACAGGAGCAGTCCCTTCCTCCCAGCCTCATTGCAGCTTCCCTCAGTGCAGCACAGTGCTGTTcccaccagctccagcagcccagccctggctccctgctaagccatggtgccccagcagcagacTTTGGGGTCTAGCAGGATGTCAGCCCCACATCCCCACTGCCATCTGTCTCCATACCTTCCTCTCCACAGGGGCCACACACACTGCCAGGGCAAGGGCGAGGACCAGGGCAAAAAAGGCACTTCTCCCCATGGCTGCAAGGCTGCTAAgagctcctcccagccctgcagcctggcaccCTTTATAGGGCTGTAACTGGAGCCCCACCAGCACCAGGATGGCAGCTGTGAGATGAATGGCTTGATGTCAGGGTGCCCGGGACAGGCGAGGGAGGTGGGCAGGTCTGCATGACCTGGTCAGGGCTGAAGGAACGCAGGAATAAGCACggctgggcagaggggtggggacACAAGTTTTTTATAAGGCCCTATAGTGACCTGCAAAGCATCAATACCTTCTTTGGGAATCTACCTCCCATGCACAAAGGCTGGAAACTACCACCTATTTCAACATGTACCCCCtcccagctttgctgctgctactgcctgaccaggatgctgcagcactgcacagaAGGGAAAGTTTACTCATTTAAAAGCGGTAACATTTCTCCAGCCTTTGCTGGATGTCAGTTGCTGGTTCTGATGCTTTTGCTTTTACTTTTGTGAGAGTTAGAGGAAGAAGTAACCGCAGCAGCGTTACTGAGGTCCCAGCGAGCGTGTTGGCTAAACACACAGAGTGTGATAACCAGCATTTCATTCACACTTCTTCCTCGTATTGGCTGCTCTAAAGGACCTTTGATGTGAAAAATGCAGCGTGCACTGCCCCTGTCTTCCTGAGCCATGCCTTTGCTGTGATGCCTGGAGCAGGCATTTGGCTGTGGCAGCTGAAAATTCAGGTGGGACTCAGCTGAATCAAGACCTGTTGTGTTCAAGACAACAGTGTTTGGGGCAGGGCATGGCAACAGGGCTGCAGTGTGCAAACTGGGGGAGGAGCACTGCCCCTTTTGGGTGGCACCTCTCAGTGCCCACTGCTAGCCCTGGCACATCCTGgcaccctgtgctcagcacatcTCTCTCTCATTTAGGTAACCTGAAAAGCTGGGCTGAGTGGAAAACACACCTCACACGTCCCTCCTCCTTTTTGTCTTTGTCAGTCCTAAACTCATGGCCTATCACAGGTACTCATAGAAATTCCCCCTGGGGAGTCTTTTGCTGTTGTTCTGGATGCCACACTCTGTTCTCTTGGCCTGACACCAGCTCCTGCCTTTCTGTGATGTTTGGCAGGGACAAACCACCTTGTTAGAGATCCCAGGGTGGTGCCAGGTTTCTCCCCACTTCATGGCACCATGCTGCAGCTTTGCTAGTGCTGGGCCAGGCTTAATGgactgtgcagctgcagtgctgtcatccctggggctggggtgtTTTTGTAACACTTCTGCAAGAGGCTTTCTCTTCACCCACGGACCTGCCAAAAGCTTTGTGCCAAAAGAGCTGACTAAGTTTGGCAGGTGTCCACAGAGGGAAATAGAGAGACACTGCCAAAATGCAATAGTGGAGAAGGGGAAAACCCCTGAGTGCAACCAgggggatgggatgagatgggatgggatgggatgggatgagatgggatgggatgggatgggatgggatgggatgggattggatgggatgggatgggatgggatgggatgggatgggatgggatgggatttggtgGGATGGGGTCTTTAACTTGTGCACACTTTACTTGAGGTGCCATACAGCACAACGTTAATCAGCATCTCAAATCTACTGATAATGCTGCCTCCATTGCCCAATCCAACAGAGCATGGATTCCCAGGGCTGGAAAGGATCTGGTGGGAATGGATATGAAGGCACTGCAAGGAAGTGAGCTGAATTCAGCTAGCTGCTGCTAGCCCTGCCACCATCAGGCAGGTGGGGAATGATGACACAGGGGGGAAGTTTGGGTTTAGATGAGATGGGAAATGAGCCTAGAGAGGCAGATGGGTGGGATCAGGGAGCGATGCAGATGTCCCTGCAGAAGGGCAGTGGTGACACCTCACCTCAGCAGGGGCATCTTTGGGGACAGAAGGTGTAGCAAGGACAGATTCTAAGAAAAGGCAGCAACAGCtgatgattttaaaattttattctcAGCTGGGAggcagatttttctttcttgtaggGGGTTAGGCTGCAGCCAGACCATCCCATCACGGGCCTGGTGAAGACACAGCCTCACAGGGAAGGGACAAGTTCGGCAGGATCTTTCCTTTTGTGGAGCGTTTGCGTGTGAAGACATTTCTGCCCACCCTGTGAGAAGATGTGAGTTCCTGTAGGATGACCCACAGACACTGCCCActcagagctgccagtgctTGCAGCAGTGATGGGGTGTCCCTGAATTCCCCCCAAGTTTCCTCAAGCGAGGACCCCTCTGTGGGATTAGTGTTGCCCATATCCCCCCACTACCTCGTGGCTTTCCAGTCCTCCTCAAGGGACCCGACGGCTTCACGCAGCAGCCACATGGTGCTCAGCATCTCCTTTCCACCTGCATCCACAAAGCATTGCCCCACGAAGGCGGTGGTGGCATCTGGGGGGAAGCACTTATTGGGAGATCCGTGGGGAAACTGGCTTCTTCCCCTCCCCCATATCCTCCCAGACACAGCTGTGTTCCTGCTccaatggccacagaaccacCAAACCCATGCTGGGGGGgtcctgcccttccctgtggcTCCCTCAGGTAAGGCAGGATTTGCAGCACAACATCCCAGTTGTGCTAACAGGGTCTGGACCCACCGCGGATGCCCCAAGGatgctgggtgaggagaggcTCCCCTGTTCAAGCCCAGCATTGCCCCTTAGCACCATGCTGTGCAGCTGTTGCTGCTTAGCTGCACCAGAGCATCACCCAGCTGAATTCCTGGCTAAAGAAAATTCCTGCTGGCTGCAAGCGCCGCTTCCATTGACACTGCTGTGccatccccaggtgtcccagcacTTACTGGAGAACTTGTCCCAGCGCACAGTGAAGGCAAAGGTGGGCCAGCCCTCctctccaagctgctgctgggcaccccTCAGCGGGGAGACTTGGGCACAGCCCCCAGAGAGGGTGACTCGTGTGAGGTATTGTCCATGGAAGTCCCCGTTGTCCCTCAGCACTGAAATCTCCATCAGTGAGTCCTGGTCATTCCTCCACAGTCCGCTGAGCTGGCACTGAAGGAACACAGCcacatcctctctgtgcccccaCATGCAGAgggaccccatccctgctgctgccccacaccGGGGGAGCCAAAGCCCTGCTGTgagtgcagctgcagggcattGGCTGTCCCTAATCCCACTTTAGGGAAATGCtgccccagggtgctgctgaGGGCATGGTGGAGCAAGGCCAGaatatcccagccctgcagcacgcAGGGTACACCCAGACCCAGACCCAGACATCGCGGGGATGCCACAGGCATGGTGCTCCCAGACACAAACACAGGGGAAGGAATGCCCTGTGCATCGCTCCCTTGGGGGAACAAATCCTTCTGGAGGTGGCATCAGGTGGCTGAGGGGGATCCAGGGATACCTTGCCCTCTGCCTGGACTTGGTTCTTGCAAGGCTCTCCTGCTTGTCTAAGCCTAAAATGGCATTTAAGGGAGAGCTCCTGGCTGCCCACACTGCATCCCCTTGCCATGTCTGCCACGCTCCCATTGTCACCCATGCCCGTACCTTCctctctgcaggagcagcactctgtgccagggccacgGCGAGGGCGAGGACCAGGATGAAGGCGCCGCCCCCCATGGCTGCGGGGCTGCGAAATGCCCggcccagctgcctccctgcctgcatcccaaACCCCTTTATAGAGCTGTAACCGGAGCCGCGGCGGCTGGCAGCTGCGGCTTGAGTGTCCCGATGTCAGCGCGCCCGGGCCAGGGGAGGTGACGAGGTCTGCCTGACCTGGGCAGCGCCGGAGGAACGCGGGGATGAGCACGGCTGTGCATGGCgctggggatgcagggatgaTTTACACAGCCACTGTCCAAGAGGCTCTCCCGACCCCGTTCCTTGCTCAGTGCCGGCCCTGGGGGCGGGCACGGCCTGACACTGTCCCGCTGCCACCGAGCCAGTGCTGCCCCCGAGCCAGTGCTGCCACCTGCGCTGGCTGCGGAATGCCCGCAGGGCTCATCCCTGTCACCATCCCCTCCTGCATTGTGAGCGTCCTGCAGGGCTCATCCCTAGGAATGCCCGCAGGGCTCATCCCTGTCACCATCCCCTCCTGCATTGTGAGCGTCTGCTGCTCCTTCTAAGCTGTTTttcctcctggctgtgctgggctttcCTCGGGTTTGGGACCTAAGACTGTCACTGCAGCAGGAACTCTTGAATCAGCCGTTCTTGTAAGTGCAGAAGGGTTTTCCTGGAAGAAATGTAGATGTTAAAATTCACTTATTCCTGTGGGAGGGTGTGTTCTGTGCACGGTGCCTCCCTAGACACCATGGGAGGCAATGCCATATGCATGGTGCTctgaggctgggcagggtcCTGTCTGACCCTTCCCAAGGAGTTCCTGATGGTGCAAGACTGTAATGGGGGTGCTCAGACTGCCTGGCATTTGCACAGGAACACATCCCCTGAGACACCACTCTGACCAGGTGAACGTGTCACTGCATACATGGAAGATAGGAGTGGCATCTGGCTGCGTCCGGATCATGTGGTGCCTCTCTGGCCCCTGCTCAAGCACAAGGGGTGAGATCTGCTTTGACAATCCTTCTCATCGATCCTGGGCCTGAAGACAAGGAAACCCACTCTCCTCTTCCTCGGGGAGCAGGATCCCATGTTCAAATCGCACtttgcttttaatgaaaaaatcaTAGGACTGTGTTCAACTCCCATCCTGGGGAGTTGCTGCAAAAGCACTTGGGGTCTTGACACTGCTCTCCCTTGCTTGCTGCCCCGCACCCAGGACTTGGCACTCCCCTGTGGGCTCCATGCAACACCCACAGGGGCAGCACCAGCACAAAGCAAGGATGGACAAGTGCCCTGCAGCCCACCCACTAGCTTTGCAGTCATCCTCGAGCAGGTCAGCCTCATCTTGCATAATCCATGTGGTCCTTCAGtatttcctttctctcctcATCTGTGAAGCTTTGGCCCATGGAGGCGGTGATGGAgtctgggatgggatgggatggggctgtcCCTCTTGGGCACCCAGTTTGCCAGTGGGAAAGGCTCCTTGTTGGTGGGTGATgtttccctccccagcctcctGTCCTGTGGGACCTTGAACAGGCATGGGATATGCAGAGCATGGTGGCatgagcccagctgagctggacATCCCTGCAGGAAGGGCAGGTATAGTCCAAGGTCATCCAGAGGACACTAGAGGAGCTCTGAGTGTACAAGAGggaggctgggaaaggagaAGCTCCCGAAAAGCTCCAGTTGACAGCTGGAGGTGGGCTGGTTCTTCTGGTTCATTGAGCGTGTCACCTGCAGCGGTGACACCCAGGCCTCGTTCATGCTgggtggcagcagccagtgAGGTTGCCTTTTCTGCTCACAGCCAAGGTGGTTATgagaaaaatgcgtattttatgattggctttttgcaaatatggaaatgaatattatatgtgttgtgttagaaagtaatgctgtattaattctcttaagtagtgtgttaaatatagttttaagttataacaaaatgttaaaatagaaactatgctatgtaggatactttttttaaagaaaggacttgcagcaaaatagcagccacaggacacctaaatttttcagagaaaaagaatttatggccctctcatcagaagaaacgaacttcttcctgccttgaagGTGCTgctaggattcagaggaagaagttgacgatgaccagacagaatcctgtatttgaatggaatttatgcatcatgtgtGAAGTATATGactatgcaacaggctattgttttaaGGGTTTATCCTTTGTTACCAggtgtccttttttgggcttgtgccgcccagaaaaaggtacccagacatccgtaactctttgtctctattgtctcatattgtcctaattcaaactGTCCAAATCATTATTACTCTAAtcgtattactatttttataatcattttattactattaaagttttaaaattttaaaaacaagtgactgGCGTTTTTCACAGTTACATTGGAGCTGAGGTCAGTCACTGCCTGGTCAGGGTGCCGTGCGGTGGAGGAGACTCAGCCCGGgtgccacagcacagcctgggtggGGCAGGGTGGCAGGAGTGAGTGACCCTCTGAGCCGTGTAGGGCAAGCTGGacgagctgcaggctcctcatcCACACAAAGGGTTATACTGACACATTTGATGAGCTCATCTATAGGATGGGGAGGcaaaacacacctgggagggTGCCCTGGTTCCAAACCAGATCCAGGAAGGGCTGAGAACATAACTAAGGAACTCTTCCATTCTCTCAGGATGGGTGTCTGTGGCTGGCAAGGCTACAGCTGGAACAGGGCCATGGAGGGAGGCAGAAGAGCAGAGAGCAATGTGTAGTCCTGACCAGAGGACCATGTAGAAGTGgtggaggagatgggagctatGTGTCTCCACTCATCAGTGAAGTTATGGCTTGAAAATCAGATTTACTCCTTTGTCATTGATGCAGAGTGGAGGGTACCAGGTTCTGGTACATCCAAACCCACCAACCATGCAGTCCCTTGAAGAACCTGGGAATTCCCTGCATCCTTCTGCTTAGGTGGGTCAACAGCTGccctgggagatgttgggcaCCAAGAATTTCAGCGCTCAGACGTTTGTAAACGGCCGACAGGAGCAGTCACCGCAGAAACGGTTGCGCAGGACAGTTTCCCACTGTGGTTAACACATGTCGGTGCTGGGGGACCCCTGCAGTTGAGGCTCCTTCTCCATTCTAACAGTGACTTCAGGGCTTGAAGGGATTTGATCCTTATGCAAGCATCACACCATGCCAAGATCGTAATAAGTttgtttttagggttttttttcaactGATACACTATGTGTGTGAACAGCTGTGccacacagccatgcccatgtgatTTGGCTGCCTCCACCGGGTCCCCCTGCCCCTGGGGGCACCCACAATGTGTGAATGACCCTGATCAAGGCTTGCCATGCAGCAGAAACAGCAGGTTTTCCTGCAGTGGGGCTGAAGGGGAAGCCCTGCTCACATTTGCCTTGCTGATGAGGCCGTGCTAGAAGGAAATGAACGGTGCTGGGTTTGCAGATCAACACTGTGAGCAGGTTTGCAGCTGAACAAAACTCAGTGCTGAGGGGTGCCAAATGTCCACGGAGAAACATCCCCATCCTTAGCCACTCCCAGGCACCCCCAGGTCCAATCAGCTGTCACCCCAAACCCGAGGTGTGCCAGGGATGCGttgcagccaggctgggtgcCCTGATGTAGGGACTGGCCTTGGAAATAGCTGTGCCAGCTCATGCCCGCTGTGTTCCTCACAGCACTGTGGCTGCCTGCTGGGGTTTGCAGGATGCTCCAGCTGTGGTCAGCAGTGCTGCCTTGCTGAAGcactctggcagtgctgcacagCCTCGGGAGAGCCCTGCCTTGGGCAAATGCTGGCATGAAGGCAATAATGAGGACAGGAGGATGCATGCAGTGAGGCTGGAGGCTTAGCAGGCacctcactgctgagctggtCACGCTTTGGGTGAGAGCAGAGTCCTGTGGTGCCTCTGCCTCCCACTTTCCCGCTTCTCAGACGCCTctaaaagcagggaaaaagctgTGCAGATACACAAATGCATAGCAGAGGGCTGGTGTAAAGACATTCTGGTCAGAAATGCTGTAAGGGAACGGAAAAAGCTGGAGAAATGCCAGCAAGGCATGGAGAAGGGAACCGCAGCACTGCTCTAGAAGCGGAAGATGAGCCCCAGGGAGAGAGAGGTGAGAAGCAAACCACATGTGAGTTTGCAACAAGGCAGCTGAAAACAGAGAGCAGCCAAACTTGCTAAAGCCACAGATGCTGTTAGCAAAGCTGTCCCACCCACAGCACTTGTGGCAGAAAagccaggggagcagagggggtggcagccccagcagcccagtCCTACTTTTAAATTCATCAAATCCCAGGCAATatgccagcccagggcatgcAGCACTGTCTCAAGTTATTTTGAGAATCAAAGACACAAGGACTTAGTTTCATATTCAGACCAAGAGCTGATTTCCTGGAAATCATTTTCTTTGGCTCAGAGGGGTGCCTAAGGCAGCACAGGCGCTTCCTGTTTTGGTCAGTCACACAGTCCATTGGGCACAGATTTGAGAGGCTGTATTTGCTGGCCATTAGCTTTTCAGTAAATCACATTTCCCAGAAAGAGTTTTAGGCTGGGTGTACTGCAGCTACTGGGCCTGTGTGGCTGGTACAGAGCAGTCCTTGGCACTTTTCAGGAGGGTGGATGCAGCCAAGACCCCTCACCTGCCTGCTTAGGGGCTGTGTCAGAGCCAGAGGCCTCCCAGCCAGGTTTTTGGGATGCAGAAGAGCTGCCCAGCTTACCCTCCCATCACACTCACCAGGCTTTCAGCAGGAAAGAGTGAGTGCTGGTCACAGTTAGTGTCAGAGGATTACTTTGGAGATGCACCATCCtgtttgggctggaaaagggGCTTTCTTGGGGCCAGTCTCTTCCCAGGATAAGAGAATGAGAGTTTCATCCCACATCCACCTTCCACTGTGTTTTagcccagcttttccaggaCATATTCACAGACTGCACAAGGCTGTACTTAAAcatctttaattttatttcttgtttttttgGGATATCATCCTCCACAGCTGGAAACATCACGGCATGCTGGTACACACTGATCCTGCTGAGGAGGCTCCAGTCTCCCAGGTGTGGCCAGGATGAGATGCTGCTCCCTCTTTCAGCCCGTTCGAGTGAAGGTGTTGTGCCCAGTCCTGTGGGGAAGCAGACTCTCATTggtgcccagccagcagcagggcagggatcc includes:
- the LOC129133226 gene encoding avidin-like; the protein is MGRSAFFALVLALALAVCVAPVERKCLLSGSWRSDTSCRMVVSTLDKDNRFSGFYLPGPAAGYSELLTSPLEGSQQDTELVPQPTFSFTVNWRLQDSETARTSVFLGQCYVDPKGEETLHALWLLREAADSPAEDWKGTRIGTSTFTRIK
- the LOC129133056 gene encoding avidin-like, with the translated sequence MGGGAFILVLALAVALAQSAAPAERKCQLSGLWRNDQDSLMEISVLRDNGDFHGQYLTRVTLSGGCAQVSPLRGAQQQLGEEGWPTFAFTVRWDKFSNATTAFVGQCFVDAGGKEMLSTMWLLREAVGSLEEDWKATRVGRNVFTRKRSTKGKILPNLSLPCEAVSSPGP